From one Lycium barbarum isolate Lr01 chromosome 6, ASM1917538v2, whole genome shotgun sequence genomic stretch:
- the LOC132600409 gene encoding CASP-like protein 5A2 isoform X1: MSVSNASVHPVDAPPLQTEAANVPRVRMKDVQGMPGTIGGFFLRFAQFVFAVVSLCVMSTTGDFPSVTAFCYLVAAAGLQSLWSLSLGILDVYALLVGRCLQNSRIVSLFAVGDGVTSTLTFAAACASAGITVLIGNDLGVCSQNHCLEFETATAMAFLSWFCALPSFLLNFWSLASR, encoded by the exons ATGAGTGTGAGCAACGCGTCAGTGCATCCAGTTGATGCGCCACCGTTACAAACGGAAGCAGCGAACGTGCCGCGCGTGAGAATGAAAGATGTACAAGGCATGCCTGGCACTATTGGTGGATTCTTCTTACGTTTCGCTCAGTTTGTTTTTGCTGTTGTCTCGCTTTGCGTCATGTCTACTACCGGTGATTTTCCTTCCGTTACTGCTTTCTG TTACCTTGTTGCTGCTGCTGGTTTACAGAGCTTATGGAGCTTGTCTCTAGGAATTCTTGATGTTTATGCCCTTCTTGTTGGACGGTGCTTGCAGAATTCTCGGATTGTGAGCTTATTTGCTGTGGGTGATGGG GTCACTTCTACCCTCACGTTTGCTGCAGCGTGTGCTTCTGCTGGAATTACTGTCCTGATTGGCAATGACCTTGGTGTCTGCTCTCAAAATCACTGCTTAGAGTTCGAGACTGCTACCGCCATGGCTTTTCTAAGCTGGTTCTGTGCTTTGCCATCGTTTCTCTTAAACTTTTGGTCGCTTGCGTCCCGGTGA
- the LOC132600409 gene encoding CASP-like protein 5A2 isoform X2 yields MLVSMISGFFLHFARFVFAVVSLCVMSTTGDFPSVTAFYYLVAAAGLQSLWSLSLGILDVYALLVGRCLQNSRIVSLFAVGDGVTSTLTFAAACASAGITVLIGNDLGVCSQNHCLEFETATAMAFLSWFCALPSFLLNFWSLASR; encoded by the exons ATGTTAGTATCTATGATCAGCGGATTCTTCTTACATTTCGCTCGGTTTGTTTTCGCTGTTGTCTCTCTTTGCGTCATGTCTACTACCGGTGATTTTCCTTCCGTCACTGCTTTCTA TTACCTTGTTGCTGCTGCTGGTTTACAGAGCTTATGGAGCTTGTCTCTAGGAATTCTTGATGTTTATGCCCTTCTTGTTGGACGGTGCTTGCAGAATTCTCGGATTGTGAGCTTATTTGCTGTGGGTGATGGG GTCACTTCTACCCTCACGTTTGCTGCAGCGTGTGCTTCTGCTGGAATTACTGTCCTGATTGGCAATGACCTTGGTGTCTGCTCTCAAAATCACTGCTTAGAGTTCGAGACTGCTACCGCCATGGCTTTTCTAAGCTGGTTCTGTGCTTTGCCATCGTTTCTCTTAAACTTTTGGTCGCTTGCGTCCCGGTGA
- the LOC132599418 gene encoding CASP-like protein 5A2 — MVLANLAISQNQTPDKFAQTDPKRSKLGGRKNNNNHVFRGIDQLIIVVVLASDQAHAYWKLCCFYGEFFHLIWFPSYLVAAAGLQSLWSLSLGILDVYALLVGRCLQNSRIVSLFVVGDGVTSTLTFAAACASAGITVLIGNDLGVCSQNHCLEFETATAMAFLSWFCALPSFLLNFWSLASR; from the exons ATGGTTTTGGCTAATTTGGCTATTAGCCAAAACCAAACACCGGACAAATTTGCTCAAACAGACCCTAAGCGATCAAAACTAGGAGGAAGGAAAAATAATAACAACCATGTTTTTCGTGGAATTGATC AACTCATCATTGTTGTTGTTTTGGCCTCTGATCAAGCACATGCTTATTGGAAGTTGTGTTGCTTTTATGGTGAATTTTTTCATCTTATCTGGTTTCCCAGTTACCTTGTTGCTGCTGCTGGTTTACAGAGCTTATGGAGCTTGTCTCTAGGAATTCTTGATGTTTATGCCCTTCTTGTTGGACGGTGCTTGCAGAATTCTCGGATTGTGAGCTTATTTGTTGTGGGTGATGGG GTCACTTCTACCCTAACGTTTGCTGCAGCGTGTGCTTCTGCTGGAATTACTGTCCTGATTGGCAATGACCTTGGTGTCTGCTCTCAAAATCACTGCTTAGAGTTCGAGACTGCTACCGCTATGGCTTTTCTAAGCTGGTTCTGTGCTTTGCCATCGTTTCTCTTAAACTTTTGGTCGCTTGCGTCCCGGTGA